In one Tindallia californiensis genomic region, the following are encoded:
- the pdxS gene encoding pyridoxal 5'-phosphate synthase lyase subunit PdxS, protein MRNSKEFNKQLAETLKGGVIMDVTNREQARIAEKAGACAVMALERIPADIRVTGGVSRMSDPAMIQEIQAVVSLPVMAKVRIGHFVEAQILEAIHIDMIDESEVLTPADHQFHIDKNSFEAPFVCGARSLGEALRRIAEGASMIRTKGEAGTGDVSQAVQHMRKIQQEIKMVTHLSPDELYDMAKTMQVSYELLKAVHQNGKLPVVNFAAGGVATPADAALMMQLGADGVFVGSGIFKSGDPEKRAAAIVNAVASYKDAAVLAKHSTKLGEAMVGINVTELDVKMATR, encoded by the coding sequence ATGAGAAATTCAAAAGAATTTAATAAACAACTAGCCGAAACATTAAAAGGTGGCGTCATTATGGATGTTACCAACCGGGAACAGGCAAGAATTGCTGAAAAAGCCGGCGCTTGCGCTGTCATGGCCTTAGAACGGATTCCTGCTGACATCCGAGTAACCGGTGGCGTTTCCCGAATGAGCGATCCAGCAATGATTCAGGAAATCCAAGCCGTTGTTTCACTTCCCGTTATGGCAAAAGTTCGCATTGGTCATTTTGTTGAAGCGCAAATATTAGAAGCCATTCATATTGATATGATCGATGAAAGCGAAGTATTAACGCCTGCCGATCACCAGTTTCATATCGATAAAAACAGCTTTGAAGCCCCATTTGTATGCGGTGCTCGCAGCTTAGGAGAAGCTCTCAGACGAATTGCCGAAGGTGCTTCCATGATCCGTACCAAAGGAGAAGCCGGAACGGGTGATGTTTCTCAAGCAGTGCAGCATATGCGTAAAATTCAGCAGGAGATTAAGATGGTTACTCACTTAAGCCCCGATGAATTGTACGATATGGCCAAAACCATGCAAGTCTCTTACGAATTATTAAAAGCCGTTCATCAAAATGGCAAATTACCCGTTGTTAATTTTGCAGCAGGAGGGGTAGCCACTCCCGCCGACGCCGCCTTAATGATGCAGTTGGGAGCCGATGGTGTTTTTGTCGGTTCTGGCATCTTTAAATCTGGTGATCCGGAAAAACGAGCAGCCGCTATTGTTAATGCCGTAGCTTCTTATAAGGATGCGGCTGTACTGGCAAAACACTCTACGAAACTGGGCGAAGCCATGGTTGGTATTAATGTCACCGAGCTGGATGTAAAGATGGCCACTCGATAA
- a CDS encoding alanine/glycine:cation symporter family protein, whose protein sequence is METIDMIIHFSLEASSFIGKLVWGTPFLILMLGTGFYLTLRLGFLQFTHMGFAWRNTFGKMFQKNLDGDNSGSITSFQSLTSAMAATIGVGNIAGVATAIVLGGPGAVFWMWVSALLGMATKFGEATLGVKFRNINSDGSYSGGVMQYIENGIGAHFKWLAVLYALFAGLAAFGIGNMVQSNTVAVAMEEFGVSPKISGLIIMGMVGLVTLGGIVRIARTAEMVVPAMSVLYLSGSFAILLLNYSAIPQAFQSIFYYAFNPYAAGAGGVGVAVSQTIRFGVARGVFSNEAGLGGSSIVHAQAKNVPVGQGLWGLWEVFVDTMIVCTMTALVILTTGVLDSGLTGAELTAAAFHHSLPGPGGYIILVSIVFFAYTTMLTWCYYGEKSWEYLFGKRIVIPYRILFLLFLYIGANYELQAVWNFSDTLNGLMIAPNLIALLLLAGVLVVEKQDFLNKHL, encoded by the coding sequence ATGGAAACGATTGATATGATTATTCATTTTTCTTTAGAAGCCAGCTCTTTTATCGGTAAGTTAGTTTGGGGAACACCTTTTTTAATTTTAATGCTCGGAACTGGTTTTTATTTAACCCTTCGCTTAGGGTTTCTTCAGTTTACTCATATGGGTTTTGCATGGCGAAACACCTTCGGCAAAATGTTTCAAAAAAATCTCGACGGTGATAACAGCGGCTCCATCACTTCCTTCCAATCATTAACTTCCGCCATGGCCGCAACTATCGGAGTGGGAAATATCGCCGGTGTTGCAACCGCCATTGTCTTAGGTGGACCTGGAGCTGTTTTCTGGATGTGGGTGTCTGCTCTTCTCGGTATGGCAACCAAGTTTGGCGAAGCTACTTTAGGAGTAAAGTTTAGGAATATCAACTCTGACGGTTCTTATTCCGGCGGAGTAATGCAGTATATCGAAAACGGGATTGGAGCTCATTTCAAATGGTTAGCGGTTTTATATGCGCTATTCGCCGGATTAGCCGCCTTCGGTATAGGCAATATGGTGCAATCCAATACAGTGGCTGTAGCAATGGAAGAATTTGGTGTTTCTCCTAAAATTTCCGGACTTATTATTATGGGAATGGTGGGCCTAGTTACTCTCGGAGGGATTGTAAGAATTGCACGAACGGCAGAAATGGTAGTTCCAGCAATGTCTGTTTTATACCTTTCAGGTTCTTTCGCTATTCTGCTCTTAAATTACTCAGCTATTCCACAGGCTTTTCAAAGCATCTTCTATTACGCTTTTAACCCTTATGCCGCTGGCGCAGGCGGAGTCGGCGTTGCCGTTTCTCAGACTATCCGCTTCGGTGTTGCTCGAGGTGTATTTTCCAACGAAGCCGGACTGGGCGGATCTTCCATCGTTCATGCTCAGGCAAAAAATGTTCCTGTCGGACAAGGACTTTGGGGGTTATGGGAAGTGTTTGTTGATACTATGATTGTTTGTACTATGACCGCCTTGGTTATCCTGACAACAGGAGTCCTCGACTCTGGTCTTACTGGCGCAGAATTAACAGCCGCCGCTTTTCATCATAGTTTGCCAGGACCAGGTGGATATATCATATTGGTCTCCATTGTATTTTTTGCTTATACCACCATGCTTACCTGGTGCTATTATGGTGAAAAAAGTTGGGAATATTTATTCGGAAAGAGAATAGTGATTCCTTACCGAATTCTCTTTTTGCTCTTTTTATACATTGGTGCCAACTATGAATTACAAGCTGTCTGGAATTTTTCAGACACACTCAATGGTCTTATGATCGCCCCAAACTTGATTGCATTACTATTACTAGCCGGTGTCCTCGTTGTCGAAAAACAAGATTTTCTTAATAAGCATCTATAG
- a CDS encoding ABC transporter permease, translated as MSNVIDLSLFHLKQKMKQPRWWFAAVILPIVMMFLLGAGFAGFFEDGVWLDPFEVVLVNEDEHTIMQITEQQLLEDEALARLVTITLAETEEEGYALMEERQAAALVLVPEGMIQTLEAGGNKELHLVLDPSQPFEGQLVKTIMEHSMKSVSGGQSAVYAVWNYYEKIGLTREQREEKIMPVMQEITFRAYRIRNQLLEPLVLEDMRGFSPIQYYGTAMLVLFLLFLAISESREWLRERSAGITQRILMSGIPIHHYLGIQFLRVFFIAILQSSLLSALLWFLLETEPSMLLWYVLLFVGFLFLLSSASLLLGVVIQQEETYQTSLTGLLLISALVGGGLIPLHYLPDFIKPLSWITPHYWMLTASFHMQLGMVAQVLQITAGFFLAGIGMIVLANGIFRKNQEVNTS; from the coding sequence ATGAGTAACGTAATTGACCTTTCCTTGTTCCACCTAAAACAAAAAATGAAACAACCGAGATGGTGGTTTGCTGCTGTGATTCTTCCCATTGTGATGATGTTTTTACTGGGAGCTGGTTTTGCTGGTTTTTTTGAAGACGGTGTGTGGTTGGATCCTTTTGAAGTTGTTCTGGTGAATGAAGACGAGCATACGATTATGCAGATCACAGAACAACAGCTTCTGGAAGATGAAGCGTTGGCAAGGTTGGTAACGATAACCTTAGCAGAGACGGAAGAGGAAGGCTATGCGCTGATGGAAGAGCGGCAGGCGGCGGCGTTGGTATTGGTTCCGGAAGGAATGATTCAAACCTTAGAAGCTGGAGGCAATAAAGAATTACATTTAGTCTTGGATCCATCGCAGCCTTTTGAAGGTCAGTTAGTAAAAACCATTATGGAGCACTCAATGAAAAGTGTGTCCGGTGGGCAGTCGGCGGTTTATGCGGTCTGGAACTATTACGAAAAAATCGGATTGACCCGCGAACAGCGAGAAGAAAAAATAATGCCGGTGATGCAGGAAATCACTTTTCGGGCATATCGGATACGAAACCAATTGCTAGAACCTCTCGTGCTGGAAGACATGAGGGGTTTTAGCCCTATTCAATATTATGGGACAGCGATGTTGGTACTGTTTTTACTTTTTCTGGCTATTTCAGAAAGTCGGGAATGGTTACGGGAAAGATCTGCAGGCATCACACAACGGATACTAATGAGTGGAATTCCGATCCATCATTATTTAGGAATTCAGTTTTTGCGGGTGTTTTTTATCGCCATCCTTCAAAGCTCTTTATTATCAGCTCTTTTATGGTTTTTGTTAGAAACAGAACCATCGATGCTTCTTTGGTATGTCCTATTGTTTGTTGGGTTTCTTTTCTTACTTAGCAGTGCCAGCTTGTTGTTGGGAGTAGTTATTCAACAGGAGGAGACCTATCAGACCAGTTTGACAGGATTACTGCTAATCAGTGCCTTGGTCGGAGGAGGACTCATTCCTCTACATTATTTGCCGGATTTTATTAAACCACTTTCCTGGATAACGCCACATTACTGGATGTTAACAGCGAGCTTTCATATGCAACTAGGGATGGTTGCTCAGGTGTTGCAGATTACAGCTGGTTTTTTTCTTGCTGGCATAGGAATGATTGTTTTGGCTAACGGAATCTTTCGCAAAAATCAGGAGGTGAATACTTCATGA
- a CDS encoding ABC transporter permease translates to MKIKLMQAIGSRLFYQPGFFVMILVLPILLSLVMGAVYQPQEEGAIPIAWVDEDGSEASVFLTGLMREESMVRLVETDRETAIDLVRGYQVEGAYILPEAFEETMRKEQIPQIEMLRSASSLGADAVGELIASGVIRMASHHRAAGVILREYEAQHQPIDDQEALRKEILEHAESYWEDGPPIPLQVREEEKGTGRMEDTPRGILAAPYGALVAMMTFFAASLPMVIQYEKKAGTWQRIMMVTGTEKVAYQATLHLYTLIQAFMAFVTLFVLDVFFNLSYWGKAGISLLIFAGYGYFVSALFLFSERMKITSKLGESVTFGVLLICLVSGCFWTTAIYPRAIQSFVLILPPAMAMRILEQGFIQNYLWVAVGILFWVILGIFLSKKTLKTGQ, encoded by the coding sequence ATGAAGATAAAACTAATGCAAGCCATTGGAAGCAGGTTGTTTTATCAACCTGGTTTTTTTGTGATGATTCTGGTACTGCCAATTTTACTGTCCCTTGTCATGGGTGCTGTCTACCAACCGCAGGAAGAAGGAGCTATTCCAATTGCCTGGGTTGATGAAGACGGTAGCGAGGCATCTGTATTTCTGACAGGATTAATGCGGGAAGAATCCATGGTAAGATTGGTGGAAACAGACCGTGAAACGGCGATTGACCTGGTGCGAGGGTATCAGGTGGAAGGTGCTTATATTTTGCCAGAAGCCTTTGAAGAAACCATGCGCAAAGAACAGATTCCACAGATCGAAATGCTACGCTCCGCCAGTTCCTTAGGGGCTGATGCTGTAGGTGAGCTGATAGCCTCTGGTGTTATTCGTATGGCCAGTCATCATCGGGCGGCAGGGGTGATTTTGCGTGAGTACGAAGCACAGCATCAGCCTATCGATGACCAGGAAGCGTTGCGGAAAGAAATATTAGAGCATGCAGAATCCTACTGGGAAGATGGCCCGCCTATTCCTTTGCAAGTGAGGGAAGAAGAGAAAGGGACTGGCCGCATGGAAGATACTCCCCGAGGCATACTGGCAGCTCCTTATGGGGCGCTGGTAGCGATGATGACTTTTTTTGCCGCCAGCCTTCCGATGGTTATTCAATATGAAAAGAAAGCTGGTACATGGCAACGGATCATGATGGTGACAGGAACTGAAAAAGTTGCCTATCAGGCAACGCTTCACCTGTATACACTGATACAAGCTTTTATGGCCTTTGTTACACTTTTTGTATTGGATGTGTTTTTTAACCTTTCTTATTGGGGCAAGGCAGGGATATCCTTACTTATTTTTGCTGGTTATGGGTATTTTGTTTCGGCATTGTTCCTTTTTTCAGAACGAATGAAAATTACTTCAAAGCTGGGAGAGAGTGTTACTTTTGGCGTGCTGCTGATTTGTCTGGTAAGTGGATGTTTTTGGACAACCGCTATTTATCCTAGGGCGATCCAATCCTTTGTTTTGATTTTACCCCCTGCAATGGCCATGAGGATTCTGGAACAAGGATTTATCCAAAATTATCTGTGGGTAGCAGTAGGAATTCTTTTTTGGGTAATCCTTGGAATCTTCTTATCTAAAAAAACCTTAAAAACAGGGCAATAG
- the pdxR gene encoding MocR-like pyridoxine biosynthesis transcription factor PdxR, which yields MKGNWASLKLDASLEKPLYQQLYEYLRQHILEGKMQADSKLPSKRKFATQLGISQNTIQTAYGQLLEEGYIYAVEKSGFYVEKIEHLVHWKMESSAMPEGKKQIQPQMIDFSYYGVDREVNPFTAFKKLSKLAIEENGEAFLNRVEAKGYLGLRKAIATYLRFSRGINATAEQIVVSSGTEFLFQILFQILPEKSMYGMENPGPERLPNLFQNHRIQFCPLQVDREGIDTKELEGSGVNILCITPSHQFPTGVIMPIKRRSALLSWAAQQEGRYIIEDDYDSEFKYKGMTIPALQGLDMNEKVIYMGSFSKSMSPALRISYMILPEHLLKEYHEKLAYLVCPVPLLDQKIMEQFMELGYFEKHLNRMRTKYKKKRSVLMKGLESLGDKITLLGADAGLHLVLAVHNGMTEKELMEKAAELRVKVYGMSQYDMGEKKSSAASSPKILIGFASLSEGEIERGIESLKQAWFSKRKEEGKGRLKIN from the coding sequence ATGAAGGGGAACTGGGCTTCGCTGAAGCTGGATGCTTCGCTGGAAAAACCATTGTATCAACAATTGTATGAATATCTGAGACAGCATATTTTGGAAGGGAAAATGCAGGCAGACTCAAAACTGCCTTCAAAGCGAAAGTTTGCTACTCAGTTGGGAATTAGTCAAAATACGATTCAAACAGCTTACGGACAGCTTTTAGAAGAAGGGTATATATATGCCGTTGAAAAAAGTGGTTTTTATGTTGAAAAAATTGAGCATTTGGTTCACTGGAAGATGGAATCTTCGGCAATGCCTGAGGGTAAAAAACAAATTCAGCCACAAATGATCGATTTTTCCTACTATGGAGTAGATCGGGAAGTCAATCCTTTTACGGCCTTTAAGAAACTCAGCAAGCTGGCCATAGAAGAAAATGGGGAAGCCTTTTTGAACCGGGTGGAAGCCAAAGGATACCTGGGGCTTAGAAAGGCAATTGCTACGTATCTTCGCTTTTCGCGAGGTATTAACGCAACGGCGGAACAAATCGTGGTTAGTTCAGGGACAGAGTTTTTATTCCAGATACTATTTCAAATCTTACCGGAGAAAAGCATGTATGGTATGGAAAACCCAGGTCCTGAAAGACTGCCAAATCTGTTTCAAAATCATAGGATACAATTCTGCCCCTTACAAGTGGATAGAGAAGGCATCGATACAAAAGAATTAGAAGGTTCCGGAGTGAATATTCTTTGCATTACTCCATCTCACCAATTTCCTACCGGTGTGATTATGCCAATTAAAAGACGGTCCGCTTTGTTGAGCTGGGCCGCTCAACAAGAAGGTCGGTATATTATTGAAGATGATTACGATAGCGAGTTTAAGTATAAGGGAATGACCATACCGGCGTTACAAGGTTTAGACATGAATGAAAAGGTGATCTATATGGGATCCTTTTCAAAATCGATGTCACCGGCTTTGCGGATTAGTTATATGATTTTACCAGAACATTTGTTGAAGGAATATCATGAAAAATTAGCTTATTTGGTTTGTCCGGTACCGCTGTTGGATCAAAAGATAATGGAACAATTTATGGAATTAGGGTATTTTGAAAAACATTTAAATCGAATGAGAACAAAATACAAAAAAAAACGTAGTGTGTTAATGAAAGGGCTGGAAAGCTTAGGCGATAAAATCACCTTGCTGGGTGCTGATGCAGGGCTGCATCTTGTCTTGGCTGTTCACAACGGAATGACAGAAAAAGAGTTGATGGAAAAGGCGGCAGAGCTTCGGGTGAAAGTGTATGGAATGAGCCAATATGATATGGGAGAAAAGAAAAGCAGTGCAGCTTCTTCGCCCAAAATATTGATTGGATTTGCATCTTTATCGGAAGGAGAAATTGAAAGAGGGATTGAAAGCCTTAAACAAGCCTGGTTTTCGAAGAGGAAAGAAGAGGGAAAAGGAAGGCTAAAAATAAACTAA
- a CDS encoding ABC transporter permease subunit has translation MENQKIVTPPEQSGPQKVKQFIVGNMVTILFVIICWIGFYYSGLTFSFLLDDVITRMVRNSFLVLALLLPVMAGMGLNFAIVLGAMCAQAAVIMVTHWEIPGMKGIFITVLLTTPLAILLGYLTGKLFNRTKGQEMITGLILGFFSNGIYQFIFLLLLGSVIPFENETLVLSSGVGLRTTVDLAGGLRYAIDDVWYLPFTVTAIMAGIAAIGHGIYRYLKGIPGSAQVAGAKKYLLSAAVGALLIGWSFYIRSTVSYINFIKVPVLTVVLIALLCLFTSYFVRTKLGQDFRTVGQDRHIAQVSGIHSDNTRLLAMILSTTLASWGHIIFLQNLGTFSTYGSHEQIGLYSVAALLIGGASVTNAKISHALLGTFLFHTLFIVSPLAGRNLFGDAQLGEYFRVFVAYGVIGLSLVMHAWKKQLQTKKRLS, from the coding sequence ATGGAAAATCAAAAAATCGTGACACCACCAGAACAGAGTGGGCCACAGAAAGTGAAGCAATTTATTGTAGGAAATATGGTGACGATTCTATTTGTGATTATCTGCTGGATTGGCTTTTATTATTCAGGGCTCACCTTTTCTTTTCTTTTGGATGATGTGATTACCCGTATGGTTCGAAACAGTTTCTTAGTATTGGCGCTGTTACTGCCGGTTATGGCCGGGATGGGATTGAACTTTGCGATTGTTTTAGGGGCAATGTGTGCCCAAGCGGCTGTTATTATGGTAACCCACTGGGAAATTCCAGGAATGAAGGGTATTTTTATTACCGTACTGTTAACAACCCCATTAGCGATTTTATTAGGATACCTAACGGGAAAATTGTTTAATCGGACGAAAGGTCAGGAAATGATTACCGGCTTGATCTTAGGCTTTTTCTCGAATGGAATTTACCAATTTATCTTTCTCTTATTACTAGGATCGGTGATTCCTTTTGAGAATGAAACGCTGGTGCTCAGCTCTGGTGTTGGTCTCCGAACAACCGTTGACTTAGCTGGCGGTTTACGGTATGCCATTGATGATGTATGGTATTTGCCCTTTACCGTTACAGCAATTATGGCGGGGATAGCGGCAATAGGTCATGGAATTTACCGGTATCTCAAAGGAATACCAGGATCTGCTCAGGTAGCGGGGGCAAAAAAATACCTCTTATCGGCCGCTGTAGGAGCTTTGTTAATTGGGTGGAGTTTTTATATCCGAAGCACTGTTTCTTACATTAACTTTATCAAAGTACCTGTTTTGACGGTAGTATTGATTGCGTTACTTTGTTTATTTACTTCTTATTTTGTGCGAACGAAGCTGGGACAAGATTTCCGGACTGTTGGGCAGGATAGGCATATTGCACAGGTTTCCGGAATTCACTCAGATAATACACGCTTATTGGCCATGATTCTTTCCACCACATTGGCCTCCTGGGGGCATATTATCTTTTTACAGAATTTAGGAACCTTCAGTACCTATGGAAGTCATGAGCAGATAGGGCTTTACTCTGTTGCAGCCTTGCTAATCGGTGGTGCTTCTGTTACCAATGCAAAAATCAGCCATGCATTGTTGGGAACTTTCTTGTTCCACACTCTTTTTATTGTATCGCCGCTGGCTGGTCGGAATCTATTTGGGGATGCTCAGTTAGGGGAGTATTTCCGGGTATTTGTGGCCTATGGCGTTATCGGACTCTCCTTAGTAATGCATGCTTGGAAAAAACAGTTGCAAACAAAAAAGCGACTTAGTTAA
- a CDS encoding ABC transporter ATP-binding protein, whose translation MKALELKKVSYSYDGKHSIIDQISFGVCCGEVVSLMGLNGAGKTTLLEIIATLKKPEKGQRLYFDNETMPISQIRKRIGYVAQEVALYDHFSIEENLDLFGKLYQLPKEEMKEQRQKLYQWLKLDGQENVKIKHCSGGMKRKAHLAAALLHRPKLLILDEPTAGIDAPTAMQIIEFLRGLSKEGVAILCVAHSFEEVLALGGRVIWLKNGRKHQEINLEDVSTNGKEQLKTMFADCI comes from the coding sequence TTGAAAGCGCTGGAACTGAAAAAAGTGAGTTATTCCTATGATGGAAAACACTCGATTATTGATCAAATCAGTTTTGGTGTTTGTTGTGGGGAGGTGGTTAGTCTGATGGGCTTGAATGGCGCCGGGAAGACAACGCTTCTTGAGATCATTGCGACATTGAAAAAACCGGAAAAAGGACAACGTCTCTATTTTGATAATGAAACAATGCCTATTTCACAAATAAGAAAACGAATAGGTTATGTAGCTCAAGAGGTTGCGCTTTACGACCATTTTAGTATTGAAGAAAACCTTGATCTCTTTGGGAAATTATATCAGCTTCCAAAAGAAGAAATGAAGGAACAAAGGCAAAAACTTTATCAATGGTTAAAGCTGGATGGTCAGGAGAATGTTAAAATCAAACATTGTTCCGGTGGTATGAAACGAAAAGCTCATTTGGCGGCGGCTTTATTGCATCGACCAAAGTTGCTGATCTTAGACGAACCGACAGCTGGAATTGATGCGCCGACAGCAATGCAAATCATTGAATTCTTACGGGGTTTATCTAAAGAGGGTGTTGCCATTCTGTGTGTTGCTCATTCTTTTGAAGAAGTGTTAGCTTTAGGAGGAAGGGTTATTTGGCTTAAAAATGGTCGTAAACATCAGGAAATTAATTTAGAAGATGTTTCCACTAATGGAAAAGAACAATTAAAAACCATGTTTGCAGATTGTATATAG